In the Cylindrospermopsis raciborskii Cr2010 genome, GTTTGTCCAAATTCCCACAGCAAGATTAAAAGACCGTATTGCTCAATTATGTAAACAATACGGAATAGATTTTATTGAAACAGAAGAATCATACACTTCTCAATCATCGTTTTTTGATTGCGACAATATACCTAAATTCGGTGAAAAACCCGAAGGGTGGGAAGCAAGCGGGAAACGAGTTAGTCGGGGAGTATATGAAACTTCTGATGGGTTCAAAATTAATGCGGACTGTAATGGTGCTGCTAATATTTTGAAAAAAGTAGCGGTGATGCTAGGAATTGATCTTAGCGGAATCAGTAGAGGCTGTTTAAGCCAGCCTCAGAAAGTTCGTTTATGGACTCTTCAGAAATCTCCGTGTCTTTAGACCGGAGAAGCTTAACTGAGACATAACTTGTGCGCGTATTGAATTAGCAGCTGTCTCTGCAATTTCTGCTCTATCAGAATCAGTAAGAAGTACTGCAAGTAGCGATTTAAGAGCTTCGCGGTTATATATAAACTCTTTCGAGTATAAATTATCTTGCAACAAGGTGGCTTCTAAGTAAGGTAATAGCTCAGGTGGAGGAGATAGCAACCTTTCTTTAATGCGTCTCCTTGCAGTCTCTATTGCTGAAGAAGTACCTACACCTAAATCCCATGTTTCAATTATTAGCCTGATTTCACGGTTAAGTGATACACGCAGCGTTGATAAGCGACTAAATAAAGGAAGGTTAAGCATTAAAGGTGGTAGTACATTTCCCCAATCTAAACCAGCACTAATAGTGCAATTGGCTTCATCTTCGATACGAGTAGCCTCATCGAGCCATCCTTCACCCAAAAGTAAATCTATGGCTTCTTGGGTTGTTACTGGCTCATTCACCTGAAAATTATTATTTTGCTGTTGATGATTCATAAATTGTTACCTTATCTCCGTCTTAATGCCCCATACTCAAAATAAACTAGATTATCGTATTCTTCATCAGGTCCGCAGTTAAACATATTTTGTTTTTCATAAAATCCTACAGACCTTAGTAAAGAATGTAACCCCACTCTACCTTCATACCCAAGCTCAACACTTCTAATTCTGGCAAAATTTAAAAGTGCTTGACCAACACCTTTGAATTGAGGCGGACGCTGAATTTCAATTCGGTTAGTGGGGGTAGTGGCAATACCATCAACATAAACTAGTCTCTTACCAATATTCAACCGGGAACCGTGCATTTGTGTTTCTATTATCATTAGAGGTATTATCAATACCTCTTTTTAATGAAATTTTTCGTTGCATTGCTTCGTCAAATATACCCCTACATTATTAATATTTTAGCCCACATTCCGCGCCTAAGCTGTAACAGATCAAAGAGGATAGTAGTACATAATAACTCTCCCACCACACTGGGGTAATTATGGTGGGAATACATATATATTAAATTGTGGTAAATACCTTCACCGCAGCAGCAACACCAGCACCAGGAATAAAGTTCTCATAACCCAGTTCCCCAAGAACCACCTCCAGGGCCGAAACACAACTAAGAATATCCCGATCGCTCACGAATCCCAAATGACCGATACGAAAAATCTTGTTAGTCAAATGATCCTGTCCACCCGCTAAAGCGATGTCAAACCGCTTTTTCATCAAAGAGCGAATTTTATCTGCTTCCATCCCGGGTACTGACACCGCAGTAATCGCGGGACTGGCCCATTCATCCGGTGCAAATAGGGGCAAATTCAATGCTTTCATCGCTGCACGGGTAGCATTTTTTTGCCGCTCGTGACGGGCAAAAATTGATTCTAATCCCTCCCTCTTCATCATCCCCAAGGTGGTATGTAATGCTACAATTAAATTCACTGGTGGGGTAAATGGTGTGGTGTTCTTGGCTGTGGATTTGCGATATTTACCTAGGTCTAAGTAGAATTTCGGTAATTTGGCAGTTTTATAGGCTTCCCATGCTTTGTCACTGACGGAAACAAATCCTAAACCCGGTGGTATCATATACCCTTTCTGAGAACCGGAAGCGACTATGTCTAGTCCTAGTTCGTCTACTGCTACATTATATGCTCCCAAACTGGTAACTGCATCAACTATAATTAATGCCTCACCGTGTGCTTTTACATGGCTGTTAATCGCTGCTAAATCATTGATCACCCCTGTGGAGGTTTCGCTATGGGTGATAACTACAGCTTTAATTTCCTTTTTGCTGTCTGCTGCTAATATTTCCCCAAATTTGCTTGGGTCTAGGGGTTTTCCCCACTCAGCAGTTAATACTTCTACGTTTAAACCAAATGCTTCTCCTACTTCTACCCAACGTTCCCCAAATTTGCCGTTATTACCCACTAATATGCGATCGCCTGGGGAGAGAAAGTTAATGATTCCTGCTTCTACTGCTCCTGTACCACTAACATTAAGCATTAATACATCATTAGTGGTTTGATGTAACCATTTTAGGTTTTCTGTGACCTCACCCATCATGTTGCTAAACTCCCCGGTTCGATGACCAATGGGATGTTTGGCTAATGCTAGTAAAGCTGCTTCTGGTACTGGAGTTGGTCCAGGAATCATCAACATTAATTTGTTTTCCATTATTTCTACCTTAATTGTTTATAACACTAACACTACTAGGTTTTTGATTTTCCACGAACTCTCAATCATATCATTGGTTGATTATATCTAAATAATTCTTTACTTTCCAAAAAGTTGCTTAATTGCTAATTCCGGATCTGGTTGTTTGACTAGGGACTCGCCTACTAGTATTGCTGATGCACCTGCTTTTTCTACTATACTGATGTCCTCTGGTGTGTGTATTCCTGACTCGCTAACTACTAAAATATTTCTTTCTTGGATTTGACTTCCTCTCTGTTTGAGTAGTTCACCGGTGGTCTGCAAGTTAACGGAAAAATCTTCTAGGTTACGATTATTTATACCAATTAAATTTACTCCATCTAGTTTTAATACTCTGTCTAGTTCTTCTAAACTATGCACTTCGATTAATGCGGTCATTTTCAAACTTTTGGCAATCTTGATGAAATACTGCAAATCTTGATCACTTAAAATCGCTGCTATCAATAAAATTGCGTCCGCACCATTGACTCTGGCCAGGTACATTTGATAGGGATAAATAATGAATTCCTTGCACAGTAATGGCAGATCTACTGCACTACGAATCAATGATAGATTCTCAAAACTACCTTGAAAAAATTTGCCATCTGTCAACACCGAAAGACAACTTGCACCCCCTGCTACATAGGATTGGGCAATTTCCACAGGGTTAAAGTCTTTTCTTAATACCCCTTTGCTGGGAGATGCTTTTTTTACCTCTGCTATTAGAGCAGGCTTGGTTTTACTTTGGCGCAGTGCAGCTAGAAAATCACGGGTTGGAGGTGCAACTAAAACCTGCTTTTGCAGTTCCCTTAGAGGTACCTTGTCCCTCCTTTGTTCTACTTCTATCTCTTTTGACCAAACTATTTCTTCTAAAATGTTATTTGGCGATGCGTCCTTTAGAACGACTTGGTAGCGCACTATAGAAACGTCTATGGCGGGACTGGGAGAACGACGACGTATTTGCATGAAGTTAAAACAGGAGAGGGTTTAACACCTAGGGGAGGATTGACCTCTCCCCTATGTTTGGATATTCTAGCTGGCGATCGCTCGTTTATAGGCCTCATCCAAAACTTCTGAAAGTGTGGGATGGGCGTGAACTAGATATGCTAGGTCTTTAACAGAGTGACGATAAGCTACAGCGGAGGATGCTTCATGAATCAGATCGGAAGCGTGTACACCGAAAATGTGTACGCCTAATACTTCCCCAGTGTCTTGACGATAAATCACCTTGGCTATACCATCTGCTTCGTTTTCTGCTAAAGCTTTAGAGTTACCTTTAAAGTAGCTTTTAGTAGTGCCAATTTCAAAACCTTGAGCCAAACCTAATTCTTGAGCTGCTGTTTCTGTGAGACCCACATAACTAACTTCTGGATGGGTAAATGCAGCAGCGGGTATGCTACGGTAATCTACCTTTTTGTTTCTACCGAGGATATTTTCCACTGCAATAATTCCCTGAGCGGAAGCAGCGTGAGCCAACATCATTTTACCATTAGCATCGCCAATCGCATAGAGATTAGGAACAATTTCACTACCAGCAAGTATGTGCATACCATCATTGACAGGAATAAAGTTCCGTTTATCCAGTTCCACACCCACGGTTTCTAAACCCAGATTTTTAGTGGCAGGGATACGTCCTGTAGCTACCAAGCAGGCATCTACCTCTAACACTTCCACATCTTCTTTAGTTTGGAAGTCTGCCAATTCAATTACAACCGGGGAACCGGGAATAATTTTCTTAGCGTAAATACCTACCTTAGTTTCAATATCACGAGAGGTAATTAATACCCTTTCTGCTAGTTTGGCAATATCCCGATCAAATCCTGGCATTAATATATCCACGGCTTCAATCATTGTTACCTCAGAACCTAAAGCCGTATAAATATCGGCAAATTCCAACCCAATGTAACCACTACCAATAATGGCAATCCAATCAGGTAAAGACTCTAATTTTACCCCTTGGTCACTGGTAAATACTGTTTTGCCATCTATTTCGATTCCAGGAGGGACAAAGGGAACTGAACCGGGAGAAAGAATAATATTTTGGGCAGTGATGATTTTTTCACTTCCAGTTGTCACCACACTCACCTTTTGTGGCCCAGCTAACTTTCCCCAACCCCTAATAATATCTACACCCAAACGCTTGAGACTATTAGTTAAATCCCCTTGTATTTTGCTAACAAGATTATTGGCATGTTGGGCGATCGCATCTCGCTGGAAGGAGACTCCTCCCAACTGAATTCCCAGGGACTGAAGATGGTGAGCATCACGCAATTCGCGCACTTTTCCCGATGCTGCCAACAAAGCCTTAGAAGGGATGCAACCCCTATTAACACAAGTGCCACCCATATCAGCTGCTTCAATAATAGCCGTTTTCAGACCATAATGGACAGCATGTAAAGCCGCACCATGTCCGCCCACACCTGCGCCAACAATCACTAAATCGTAATCAAATCCAGAAGTCACGTTAGTCTCCCCACTGCTTTAAACTGAGTTGCTTTTTCATTTTTCACCTGATCTCAAGTTACCATCGGGCAATTACTAAAAAGAGCAACTAGAAAAAATTTATCCACTGGTTGTTTAATGAAGATGTGAATTAAACACATTTGTATTACTCAGGGCAATTATGTGCAATCCAACCTAAAATCACCTGATTAACCAGTTCAGGTGACTCATCATGGGGACAATGACCCACCTCTTGTAAATATAACACTTCTAACTTATCATTATATTTAGCAAATTCAGAAGCCAATTTAGGTGGGATAAATCTATCCTTTTCTCCCCAAATCAACAGCATAGGAATGGTTAAATTGGGTAATAGAGTCTTAGCGCTAGGACTAAGTTCTGCACCAATAGAGGCTTTAAACAGGGCGATAAAAGCACGAGTAGAACATCTATCTTGGGGTGGTCCTGCCAAAATATCAATTAACTCATCTAGTTTTGTCGTGGGTAATCGTAGGTTGGGTTGAGGAACGAAACCCAACAAACCAACCGGATATATATAAATGCGATTGACTCCATACAGGCGATTGCGCAGCACTCCCTAGGGGAGATCGCCAATTACCCGTTATTGTTTAAATTAAACCCTACCTGGAGACTGTCTGTGGGGGAGACCGGGAATCAATTCTGGGTCTCAAAGCGAAAGTCAGTTTAAAACCGACTAGTTTTGTGATATTGTAAGTTGAGTTCAATAACTCAACATCCCTAAACAAACTATGTTATATCAAATTAAACCGATTAAGTCAGTACCAAAGTGGGAGGTATAGACATGGTGAGGCAAATTCCATCAAAAACTCAACTGCGGGTGATAGATTCTAACATTAGTCAGGGTGTGGAGACGCCTAAAATTGTCTACCCAGAAAGTGATAATAAACCTATGGCGGATAACACTAGACAATTTACATGGATTGTCAAAATTAAGGAAAATTTAGAAATACTATTTAAGTATAATGCGGATGTGTTTGTGGCTGGGGACTTATTTTGGTATCCAGTGGAGGGTAGTAACAAAATTAAACTAGCCCCTGACACCATGGTAGTGTTTGGGAGACCCAAGGGGCACCGGGGGTCTTATCGACAGTGGGAAGAGAATAATATTCCACCCCAGGTGGTGTTTGAAATTTTATCTCCTGGTAATAATAATACTGAGATGGACAGAAAAAAGCTCTTTTATCTGGAACATGGAGTGGAGGAGTATTATGTATATGATCCAGATAGGATTAGTCTAGAAGTATCCATTAGGGAAAATAACTCATTTAATGAGATTGAGAATTTTACCACTTGGACCAGTCCAAGATTGAAAATAAGATTTGACATGAGCCAAGATGAATTAGTCATCTATTATCCAGATGGGAGTAAGTTTCTTAGTCCTGTAGAATTGAGTAATTATGCAGAACAAGAAAGATTTCTCAAAGAACAAGAAACTCAACGTGCAGAACGTGAAAAATTGCTTAAAGAGCAAGAAACCCAACGTGCAGAACGTGAAAAATTGCTTAAAGAGCAAGAAACTCAACGTGCAGAACAAGAAACTCAACGTGCAGAACGTGAAAGACTTCTCAAAGAGCAAGAAACCCAACGTGCAGAACAAGAAAGATTTCTCAAAGAACAAGAAACTCAACGTGCAGAACGTGAAAGACTTCTCAAAGAGCAGGAACAAATAAAGTATCAAACCTTGCTATCACAATTAAAAGCTAAGGGTATTGATATTACTGCACTCGAATAAACTATTACCTCCACCAGAATACCCTTGGGAGGTTTTTAAAAACTGGAGTTTATACTAAAGAGAAGAGCGATTGGGAAGCACTCCCTACGGGAGCTGGCGAAACACTCTCTATGGGAGCTCCCCAGGGGATTAACCATAATTGTTTAAATTAACCCCTACCTGGAGACTGTCTGTGGGGGAGACCGGTCTCAAAGCGAAAGTCAGTTTAAAACCGACTAGTTTTGTCATGGGTAATCGTAGGTTGGGTTGAGGCACGAAACCCAACAAACCAACCGGATATATATAAATGCGATTGACTCCATACAGGCGATTGCGAAGCACTCCCTAGGGGAGATCGCCAATTACCCGTTATTGTTTAAATTAATCCATACCTGGAGACTGTCTGTGGGGGAGACCGGGAATCAATTTTGGGTCTCAAAGCGAAAGTCGGTTTTAAACCGACTGGTTTTGTGATATTGTAAGTTGAGTTCAATAACTCAACATCCCTAAACAAACTATGTTATATTAAATTAAACCGATTAAGTCAGTACCAAAGTGGGAGGTATAGACATGGTGAGGCAAATTCCATCAAAAACTCAACTGGGGGTGATAAAATCTAACACTAATCAGGGTGTGGAGACGCCTAAAATTGTCTACCCAGAAAGTGATAATAAACCTATGGCGGATAACACTAGACAATTTACATGGATTGTCAAAATTAAGGAAAATTTAGAAATACTATTTAAGTCCAATGCGGATGTGTTTGTGGCTGGGGACTTATTTTGGTATCCAGTGGAGGGTAGTAACAAAATTAAACTAGCCCCTGACACCATGGTAGTGTTTGGGAGACCCAAGGGTCACCGGGGGTCTTATCGACAGTGGGAAGAGGATAATATTCCCCCAGGTGGTGTTTGAAATTTTATCTCCTGGTAATAATAATACTGAGATGGACAGAAAAAAGCTCTTTTATCTAGAACATGGAGTGGAGGAGTATTATGTATATGATCCAGATAGGATTAGTCTAGAAGTATCCATTAGGGAAAATAACTCATTTAAGGAGATTGAGAATTTTACCACTTGGACCAGTCCAAGATTGAAAATAAGATTTGACATGAGCCAAGATGAATTAGTCATCTATTATCCAGATGGGAGTAAGTTTCTTAGTCCTGTAGAATTGAGTAATTATGCAGAACAAGAAAGATTTCTCAAAGAACAAGAAACTCAACGTGCAGAACGTGAAAAATTGCTTAAAGAGCAAGAAACCCAACGTGCAGAACGTGAAAGACTTCTCAAAGAACAAGAAACTCAACGTGCAGAACGTGAAAGACTTCTCAAAGAGCAGGAAACTCAACGTGCAGAACAAGAAACTCAACGTGCAGAACGTGAAAGACTTCTCAAAGAGCAGGAACAAATAAAGTATCAAACCTTGCTATCACAATTAAAAGCTAAGGGTATTGATATTACTGCACTCGAATAAACTATTACCTGCACCAGAATACCCTTGGGAGGTTTTTAAAAACTGGAGTTTATACTAAAGAGAAGAGCGATTGGGAAGCACTCCCTACGGGAGCTGGCGAAACACTCTCTATGGGAGCTCCCCAGGGGATTAACCATAATTGTTTAAATTAACCCCTACCTGGAGACTGTCTGTGGGGGAGACCGGTCTCAAAGCGAAAGTCAGTTTAAAACCGACTAGTTTTGTCATGGGTAATCGTAGGTTGGGTTGAGGCACGAAACCCAACAAACCAACCGGATATATATAAATGCGATTGACTCCATACAGGCGATTGCGAAGCACTCCCTAGGGGAGATCGCCAATTACCCGTTATTGTTTAAATTAATCCATACCTGGAGACTGTCTGTGGGGGAGACCGGGAATCAATTTTGGGTCTCAAAGCGAAAGTCGGTTTAAAACCGACTGGTTTTGTGATATTGTAAGTTGAGTTCAATAACTCAACATCCCTAAATAAACTATGTTATATTAAATTAAACCGATTAAGTCAGTACCAAAGTGGGAGGTATAGACATGGTGAGGCAAATTCCATCAAAAACTCAACTGGGGGTGATAAAATCTAACACTAATCAGGGTGTGGAGACGCCTAAAATTGTCTACCCAGAAAGTGATAATAAACCTATGGCGGATAACACTAGACAATTTACATGGATTGTCAAAATTAAGGAAAATTTAGAAATACTATTTAAGTCCAATGCGGATGTGTTTGTGGCTGGGGACTTATTTTGGTATCCAGTGGAGGGTAGTAACAAAATTAAACTAGCCCCTGACACCATGGTAGTGTTTGGGAGACCCAAGGGTCACCGGGGGTCTTATCGACAGTGGGAAGAGGATAATATTCCCCCCCAGGTGGTGTTTGAAATTTTATCTCCTGGTAATAATAATACTGAGATGGACAGAAAAAAGCTCTTTTATCTAGAACATGGAGTGGAGGAGTATTATGTATATGATCCAGATAGGATTAGTCTAGAAGTATCCATTAGGGAAAATAACTCATTTAAGGAAATTGAGAATTTTACCACTTGGACCAGCCCAAGATTGAAAATAAGATTTGACATGAGCCAAGATGAATTAGTCATCTATTATCCAGATGGGAGTAAGTTTCTTAGTCCTGTAGAATTGAGTAATTATGCAGAACAAGAAAGATTTCTCAAAGAACAAGAAACTCAACGTGCAGAACGTGAAAAATTGCTTAAAGAGCAAGAAACCCAACGTGCAGAACGTGAAAAATTGCTTAAAGAGCAAGAAACCCAACGTGCAGAACGTGAAAGACTTATCAAAGAACAAGAAACTCAACGTGCAGAACGCGAAAGACTTCTCAAAGAGCAGGAAACTCAACGTGCAGAACAAGAAACTCAACGTGCAGAACGTGAAAGACTTCTCAAAGAGCAGGAAACTCAACGTGCAGAACGTGAAAGACTTCTCAAAGAGCAGGAACAAATAAAGTATCAAACCTTGCTATCACAATTAAAAGCTAAGGGTATTGATATTACTGCACTCGAATAAACTATTACCTCCACCAGAATACCCTTGGGAGGTTTTTAAAAACTGGAGTTTATACTAAAGAGAAGAGCGATTGGGAAGCACTCCCTACGGGAGCTGGCGAAACACTCTCTATGGGAGCTCCCCAGGGGATTAACCATAATTGTTTAAATTAACCCCTACCTGGAGACTGTTTGTGGGGGAGACCGGTCTCAAAGCGAAAGTCAGTTTAAAACCGACTAGTTTTGTCGTGGGTAATCGTAGGTTGGGTTGAGGCACGAAACCCAACAAACCAACCGGATATATATAAATGCGATTGACTCCATACAGGCGATTGCGAAGCACTCCCTACGGGAGATCGCCAATTACCCGTTATTGTTTAAATTAATCCATACCTGGAGACTGTCTATTGGGGAGACCGGGAATCAATTTTGGGTCTCAAAGCGAAAGTCGGTTTAAAACCGACTGGTTTTGTGATATTGTAAGTTGAGTTCAATAACTCAACATCCCTAAACAAACTATGTTATATTAAATTAAACCGATTAAGTCAGTACCAAAGTGGGAGGTATAGACATGGTGAGGCAAATTCCATCAAAAACTCAACTGGGGGTGATAAAATCTAACACTAATCAGGGTGTGGAGACGCCTAAAATTGTCTACCCAGAAAGTGATAATAAACCTATGGCGGATAACACTAGACAATTTACATGGATTGTCAAAATTAAGGAAAATTTAGAAATACTATTTAAGTCCAATGCGGATGTGTTTGTGGCTGGGGACTTATTTTGGTATCCAGTGGAGGGTAGTAACAAAATTAAACTAGCCCCTGACACCATGGTAGTGTTTGGGAGACCCAAGGGGCACCGGGGGTCTTATCGACAGTGGGAAGAGAATAATATTCCACCCCAGGTGGTGTTTGAAATTTTATCTCCTGGTAATAATAATACTGAGATGGACAGAAAAAAGCTCTTTTATCTAGAACATGGAGTGGAGGAGTATTATGTATATGATCCAGATAGGATTAGTCTAGAAGTATCCATTAGGGAAAATAACTCATTTAAGGAAATTGAGAATTTTACCACTTGGACCAGTCCAAGATTGAAAATAAGATTTGACATGAGCCAAGATGAATTAGTCATCTATTATCCAGATGGGAGTAAGTTTCTTAGTCCTGTAGAATTGAGTAATTATGCAGAACAAGAAAGATTTCTCAAAGAACAAGAAACTCAACGTGCAGAACGTGAAAAATTGCTTAAAGAGCAAGAAACTCAACGTGCAGAACGTGAAAAATTGCTTAAAGAGCAAGAAACCCAACGTGCAGAACGTGAAAGACTTATCAAAGAACAAGAAACTCAACGTGCAGAACGCGAAAGACTTCTCAAAGAGCAGGAAACTCAACGTGCAGAACAAGAAACTCAACGTGCAGAACGTGAAAGACTTCTCAAAGAGCAGGAAACTCAACGTGCAGAACGTGAAAGACTTCTCAAAGAGCAGGAAACTCAACGTGCAGAACGTGAAAGACTTCTCAAAGAGCAGGAACAAATAAAGTATCAAACCTTGCTATCACAATTAA is a window encoding:
- a CDS encoding pyridoxal-phosphate-dependent aminotransferase family protein — protein: MENKLMLMIPGPTPVPEAALLALAKHPIGHRTGEFSNMMGEVTENLKWLHQTTNDVLMLNVSGTGAVEAGIINFLSPGDRILVGNNGKFGERWVEVGEAFGLNVEVLTAEWGKPLDPSKFGEILAADSKKEIKAVVITHSETSTGVINDLAAINSHVKAHGEALIIVDAVTSLGAYNVAVDELGLDIVASGSQKGYMIPPGLGFVSVSDKAWEAYKTAKLPKFYLDLGKYRKSTAKNTTPFTPPVNLIVALHTTLGMMKREGLESIFARHERQKNATRAAMKALNLPLFAPDEWASPAITAVSVPGMEADKIRSLMKKRFDIALAGGQDHLTNKIFRIGHLGFVSDRDILSCVSALEVVLGELGYENFIPGAGVAAAVKVFTTI
- the trpC gene encoding indole-3-glycerol phosphate synthase TrpC, which produces MQIRRRSPSPAIDVSIVRYQVVLKDASPNNILEEIVWSKEIEVEQRRDKVPLRELQKQVLVAPPTRDFLAALRQSKTKPALIAEVKKASPSKGVLRKDFNPVEIAQSYVAGGASCLSVLTDGKFFQGSFENLSLIRSAVDLPLLCKEFIIYPYQMYLARVNGADAILLIAAILSDQDLQYFIKIAKSLKMTALIEVHSLEELDRVLKLDGVNLIGINNRNLEDFSVNLQTTGELLKQRGSQIQERNILVVSESGIHTPEDISIVEKAGASAILVGESLVKQPDPELAIKQLFGK
- the lpdA gene encoding dihydrolipoyl dehydrogenase, producing the protein MTSGFDYDLVIVGAGVGGHGAALHAVHYGLKTAIIEAADMGGTCVNRGCIPSKALLAASGKVRELRDAHHLQSLGIQLGGVSFQRDAIAQHANNLVSKIQGDLTNSLKRLGVDIIRGWGKLAGPQKVSVVTTGSEKIITAQNIILSPGSVPFVPPGIEIDGKTVFTSDQGVKLESLPDWIAIIGSGYIGLEFADIYTALGSEVTMIEAVDILMPGFDRDIAKLAERVLITSRDIETKVGIYAKKIIPGSPVVIELADFQTKEDVEVLEVDACLVATGRIPATKNLGLETVGVELDKRNFIPVNDGMHILAGSEIVPNLYAIGDANGKMMLAHAASAQGIIAVENILGRNKKVDYRSIPAAAFTHPEVSYVGLTETAAQELGLAQGFEIGTTKSYFKGNSKALAENEADGIAKVIYRQDTGEVLGVHIFGVHASDLIHEASSAVAYRHSVKDLAYLVHAHPTLSEVLDEAYKRAIAS
- a CDS encoding Uma2 family endonuclease gives rise to the protein MVRQIPSKTQLRVIDSNISQGVETPKIVYPESDNKPMADNTRQFTWIVKIKENLEILFKYNADVFVAGDLFWYPVEGSNKIKLAPDTMVVFGRPKGHRGSYRQWEENNIPPQVVFEILSPGNNNTEMDRKKLFYLEHGVEEYYVYDPDRISLEVSIRENNSFNEIENFTTWTSPRLKIRFDMSQDELVIYYPDGSKFLSPVELSNYAEQERFLKEQETQRAEREKLLKEQETQRAEREKLLKEQETQRAEQETQRAERERLLKEQETQRAEQERFLKEQETQRAERERLLKEQEQIKYQTLLSQLKAKGIDITALE
- a CDS encoding Uma2 family endonuclease; its protein translation is MVRQIPSKTQLGVIKSNTNQGVETPKIVYPESDNKPMADNTRQFTWIVKIKENLEILFKSNADVFVAGDLFWYPVEGSNKIKLAPDTMVVFGRPKGHRGSYRQWEEDNIPPGGV
- a CDS encoding Uma2 family endonuclease yields the protein MVFEILSPGNNNTEMDRKKLFYLEHGVEEYYVYDPDRISLEVSIRENNSFKEIENFTTWTSPRLKIRFDMSQDELVIYYPDGSKFLSPVELSNYAEQERFLKEQETQRAEREKLLKEQETQRAERERLLKEQETQRAERERLLKEQETQRAEQETQRAERERLLKEQEQIKYQTLLSQLKAKGIDITALE
- a CDS encoding Uma2 family endonuclease, with amino-acid sequence MVRQIPSKTQLGVIKSNTNQGVETPKIVYPESDNKPMADNTRQFTWIVKIKENLEILFKSNADVFVAGDLFWYPVEGSNKIKLAPDTMVVFGRPKGHRGSYRQWEEDNIPPQVVFEILSPGNNNTEMDRKKLFYLEHGVEEYYVYDPDRISLEVSIRENNSFKEIENFTTWTSPRLKIRFDMSQDELVIYYPDGSKFLSPVELSNYAEQERFLKEQETQRAEREKLLKEQETQRAEREKLLKEQETQRAERERLIKEQETQRAERERLLKEQETQRAEQETQRAERERLLKEQETQRAERERLLKEQEQIKYQTLLSQLKAKGIDITALE
- a CDS encoding Uma2 family endonuclease, which encodes MVRQIPSKTQLGVIKSNTNQGVETPKIVYPESDNKPMADNTRQFTWIVKIKENLEILFKSNADVFVAGDLFWYPVEGSNKIKLAPDTMVVFGRPKGHRGSYRQWEENNIPPQVVFEILSPGNNNTEMDRKKLFYLEHGVEEYYVYDPDRISLEVSIRENNSFKEIENFTTWTSPRLKIRFDMSQDELVIYYPDGSKFLSPVELSNYAEQERFLKEQETQRAEREKLLKEQETQRAEREKLLKEQETQRAERERLIKEQETQRAERERLLKEQETQRAEQETQRAERERLLKEQETQRAERERLLKEQETQRAERERLLKEQEQIKYQTLLSQLKAKGIDITALE